From the Leptolyngbya sp. O-77 genome, one window contains:
- a CDS encoding PAS domain S-box protein — protein MPNQSCQSEWETLQQRNQQLEQELQTLTQTNLALTHEIEQLRQAETQHQHTEAALKQYADEIADLYNNAPCGYHSLDPNGIIVQINDTELGWLGYAREEVLGKMHITELLTPEGGAAFRAGFAQFKQEGESRDLEFDLVCKDGSTFPVLLTSSVIYDADGNYVMSRSTVFDIRERKRAEQSLRQAKEALESVVKERTLELQAIVYQLRQEQEFTQVVVENVSDGVVACDAEGRLKLFNRAAREWHGCDPREVPPELWATLYDLYEADGVTPLATERIPLLRAFQGESVRQAGMAIAAQGQETRYILASGDPLFDASGHKIGAVVAMHDITERRKSEAALRQSEAQLRQRTQELEEALRELQRTQSQLVQSEKMSSLGQLVAGVAHEINNPVNFIYGNLAHANAYTQDLLNLVRLYQQHYPNPVPAVQQEIQQVDLDFLLADLPRLLSSMRVGAERIQKIVASLRTFSRMDEAECKAVDIHEGIDSTLMILQNRLKAKGDRPEIQVIKHYGILPLVECYAGQLNQVFMNILANAIDALEESYALGRWNPNMLPNLGDRPIDSPSGPMITIQTEQVSPSSIAIRIADNGIGMSAAVQQRLFDPFFTTKPVGKGTGMGLSISYQIITERHQGTLRCCSEVGQGTEFMIQIPVRQ, from the coding sequence ATGCCCAACCAATCCTGCCAGTCGGAATGGGAAACCTTGCAGCAGCGCAACCAGCAGCTTGAGCAAGAATTGCAAACCCTCACCCAGACCAATCTTGCGCTGACACACGAGATCGAACAGCTCAGACAAGCAGAAACCCAACATCAGCACACCGAAGCTGCACTAAAGCAATACGCCGACGAGATCGCCGATCTCTACAACAACGCACCCTGTGGCTACCATTCTCTCGACCCCAACGGCATCATTGTGCAAATCAATGACACCGAACTGGGCTGGCTGGGCTACGCCAGAGAAGAAGTCCTTGGCAAAATGCACATCACAGAACTGCTCACGCCAGAGGGCGGGGCGGCGTTTCGTGCTGGGTTTGCTCAGTTCAAACAAGAGGGTGAGTCCAGGGATCTAGAATTCGATTTGGTTTGCAAGGATGGTTCGACCTTTCCGGTGTTGCTAACCAGCAGCGTTATCTACGACGCAGATGGCAACTATGTCATGAGTCGGTCTACGGTGTTTGATATTCGAGAGCGCAAACGCGCAGAACAGTCCTTGCGACAGGCCAAAGAGGCGCTGGAGTCGGTGGTGAAGGAACGCACGCTAGAACTCCAGGCAATCGTATATCAGCTCCGCCAGGAGCAAGAATTTACTCAGGTGGTGGTGGAAAATGTGTCGGATGGCGTGGTGGCCTGCGATGCCGAGGGGCGGCTAAAGTTGTTTAACCGGGCGGCCCGCGAGTGGCATGGCTGCGACCCGCGAGAGGTGCCGCCAGAATTGTGGGCAACGCTATATGACCTCTACGAAGCAGATGGCGTAACGCCGCTGGCGACCGAACGGATTCCGCTGCTGCGGGCATTTCAGGGTGAGTCGGTGCGGCAGGCGGGCATGGCGATCGCCGCTCAGGGCCAGGAAACGCGCTACATTCTGGCCAGCGGTGACCCCCTGTTTGACGCAAGCGGGCACAAGATTGGCGCAGTGGTGGCGATGCACGATATCACCGAGCGGCGAAAATCGGAAGCGGCGCTGCGCCAGTCAGAAGCTCAACTGCGACAGCGAACCCAGGAGCTAGAAGAAGCACTGCGAGAGCTACAGCGCACCCAATCGCAACTGGTGCAGAGCGAAAAAATGTCATCCTTGGGGCAATTGGTGGCCGGTGTGGCGCATGAAATTAACAATCCCGTGAATTTTATCTACGGGAACCTGGCCCACGCCAACGCCTACACACAGGATTTGCTGAACTTGGTTCGGCTGTATCAGCAGCACTATCCCAACCCAGTGCCTGCGGTTCAGCAAGAGATTCAGCAGGTTGATTTGGATTTCTTACTTGCAGACTTGCCCAGACTGCTGTCGTCGATGCGGGTAGGGGCCGAGCGGATTCAGAAGATTGTGGCTTCGCTGCGGACGTTTTCTCGCATGGACGAGGCGGAGTGCAAGGCAGTGGATATTCACGAGGGCATCGACAGCACGCTGATGATTTTGCAAAATCGCCTGAAGGCCAAGGGCGATCGCCCAGAAATTCAGGTCATCAAGCACTATGGCATCTTACCTTTGGTGGAATGCTACGCCGGCCAACTGAATCAGGTGTTTATGAACATTCTGGCAAATGCCATCGATGCGCTGGAGGAATCCTACGCGCTCGGCCGCTGGAACCCAAACATGCTGCCCAACTTGGGCGATCGCCCCATAGACTCTCCCAGTGGGCCGATGATCACGATCCAGACCGAACAGGTTAGCCCCAGTTCGATTGCAATTCGCATTGCCGACAACGGCATCGGCATGTCTGCTGCCGTCCAACAGCGCCTCTTCGATCCGTTCTTTACGACCAAACCCGTCGGCAAGGGGACGGGCATGGGCCTCTCGATCAGCTACCAAATTATTACCGAGCGGCATCAGGGTACGCTGCGCTGCTGCTCAGAAGTGGGCCAGGGCACTGAGTTTATGATTCAGATTCCGGTGCGTCAGTAA